The Corallococcus exiguus genome has a window encoding:
- a CDS encoding NAD(P)/FAD-dependent oxidoreductase yields the protein MAKRPGVIVVGGGLAGLACATALLEARVDAHVLEAGDSPGGRVRTDSHEGFLLDRGFQVYLTAYPEGQRVLDLKALSLQRFIPGAKVWRGGRLHTLADPLRHPVTAVSHLFDAPGGLSDKLRVLELRQHATSGELGDLWQRPQQESRRFLLDLGFSEEMLEAFFTPFLGGIFLERGLTTSSRMLEFVFRMFSTGYASVPAQGMGAIPEQLAAKLPSGALRMRVRVEEVWGHRVRLPGSELLHADAVVVATDPGSAASLLVGMPAPRMNRVTCLYFAAPEPPVEGPWLVLNGEGRGPVNNVAVMSEVSAAYAPPGQSLVSVSVVDDPGGEDSLEARVRAQLTEWFGAAVSAWRHLRTYTLAEALPAQPPSALVEPHRPVRLAAGLYVCGDHRENASIDGALASGRRAAEAVLQDMGR from the coding sequence ATGGCGAAGCGGCCCGGGGTCATCGTGGTGGGTGGGGGGCTCGCGGGCCTGGCGTGTGCGACGGCGCTGCTCGAGGCCCGCGTGGACGCGCACGTGCTGGAAGCAGGGGACTCACCGGGCGGAAGAGTGCGCACCGACTCGCACGAAGGGTTCCTGCTGGACCGGGGCTTCCAGGTGTACCTCACCGCCTACCCGGAAGGTCAGCGGGTGCTGGACCTGAAGGCCCTCTCGCTCCAACGCTTCATCCCCGGCGCGAAGGTGTGGCGGGGTGGGCGGCTGCACACGCTTGCGGACCCGTTGCGGCATCCCGTCACGGCGGTGTCGCATCTGTTCGACGCACCAGGAGGTCTGTCGGACAAGCTGCGCGTGTTGGAACTGCGGCAGCACGCGACGTCTGGCGAATTGGGCGACTTGTGGCAGCGGCCCCAGCAGGAGTCGCGGCGCTTCCTGCTGGACCTGGGCTTCTCCGAGGAGATGCTCGAAGCGTTCTTCACGCCCTTCCTCGGCGGCATCTTCCTGGAGCGAGGGCTGACGACGTCCAGCCGGATGCTGGAGTTCGTGTTCCGGATGTTCTCCACGGGCTACGCGTCCGTCCCAGCGCAAGGGATGGGCGCCATCCCCGAACAGCTGGCGGCGAAGCTGCCCTCGGGCGCGCTGCGGATGCGCGTGCGCGTGGAGGAGGTCTGGGGGCACCGCGTGCGCCTGCCGGGCAGTGAGCTGCTGCACGCGGACGCCGTGGTGGTGGCGACGGACCCAGGCAGCGCGGCGTCGCTGCTCGTGGGCATGCCCGCGCCCCGGATGAACCGCGTGACGTGTCTGTACTTCGCGGCGCCGGAGCCGCCGGTGGAGGGGCCGTGGCTCGTGCTCAATGGTGAGGGGCGCGGGCCGGTGAACAACGTGGCGGTGATGAGCGAGGTCTCCGCCGCGTACGCGCCCCCAGGGCAGTCGCTGGTGTCCGTGTCGGTGGTGGATGACCCGGGCGGCGAGGACTCACTGGAGGCGCGTGTGCGTGCGCAGCTCACGGAGTGGTTCGGCGCGGCGGTGTCCGCGTGGCGGCATCTGCGCACGTACACGCTCGCGGAGGCACTGCCCGCGCAGCCTCCGTCCGCGCTGGTGGAACCGCACCGGCCCGTGCGGCTGGCCGCGGGGCTCTATGTGTGCGGAGACCACCGCGAGAACGCGTCCATCGACGGAGCGCTCGCGTCGGGGCGCCGCGCGGCGGAGGCGGTGTTGCAGGACATGGGGAGATAG